A genomic region of Mycobacterium senriense contains the following coding sequences:
- a CDS encoding phosphotransferase, with protein MVNPTSTVDAQRRRTAIIESIDQATPAWLTGTLQAAGALHQGEVTEVTSDLMNVGQLGLVARLNLAYDSAESDAPSSVMLKLPSTDAGSRGISVSLGFYEAEVGFYQQIASTVGVRIPLVYQADIEPETGRFTLLLEDLSPIAAPGDMIAGGTVEQAARALDGLTTLHAPRWSDPSLAALTWLANPQRLQGFFAGVEPMLPNFLERFGDRLDSRDVALAEQAAPHANSWAERTNQGRKTVLHGDYRMDNVFFPTVPDQPVAVIDWQVAQLGPPLIDVAVYLGGCLSLEDRRRHERDLLQRYQDGLVSGGVTDFSFDDAWESYRWCAFYGFMLSIPMAVQLERSDRGDALFAGMFAAYAHQVRDLDSMELLK; from the coding sequence ATGGTCAACCCAACGTCTACCGTCGATGCGCAACGCCGACGCACGGCCATCATTGAGTCTATTGATCAGGCAACACCGGCCTGGCTTACCGGCACCCTGCAGGCTGCGGGCGCGCTGCACCAGGGTGAGGTCACGGAGGTGACCAGCGACCTTATGAATGTCGGTCAACTGGGACTGGTCGCGCGTTTGAACCTGGCCTACGACAGCGCGGAATCGGATGCACCTTCCTCCGTCATGTTGAAGCTGCCGTCAACTGATGCCGGGAGTAGAGGTATCAGCGTGAGCCTTGGCTTCTACGAAGCCGAAGTGGGGTTCTACCAACAGATAGCGTCTACCGTCGGCGTCCGAATTCCACTGGTCTACCAGGCTGACATCGAGCCCGAGACCGGGCGCTTCACGCTGTTGCTGGAAGACCTCAGCCCGATCGCTGCACCCGGAGACATGATCGCCGGTGGCACCGTGGAGCAAGCCGCGCGGGCGCTGGACGGGCTGACAACGCTGCACGCCCCGAGGTGGTCCGACCCGAGTCTGGCCGCACTGACGTGGTTGGCCAACCCGCAACGCCTGCAGGGCTTCTTCGCCGGCGTCGAGCCGATGCTGCCAAACTTTCTCGAGCGCTTCGGCGACCGCCTCGACTCGCGTGATGTCGCTCTCGCCGAGCAGGCGGCACCCCACGCCAACTCATGGGCTGAGCGAACGAATCAGGGGCGCAAGACGGTTCTTCACGGTGACTACCGCATGGACAATGTGTTCTTCCCGACGGTGCCCGACCAGCCGGTCGCTGTGATCGATTGGCAGGTCGCCCAGCTCGGTCCGCCGCTGATTGATGTGGCCGTTTACCTGGGTGGTTGTCTTTCGCTGGAGGATCGGCGAAGGCACGAGCGTGATCTGTTACAGCGATACCAGGACGGGCTGGTGTCTGGTGGTGTCACGGACTTCTCCTTCGACGACGCGTGGGAGAGCTATCGCTGGTGTGCCTTCTACGGTTTCATGCTCTCGATACCAATGGCCGTCCAACTCGAGCGATCCGACCGGGGCGACGCGCTGTTCGCGGGCATGTTCGCCGCATATGCCCACCAAGTTCGCGACCTGGACTCGATGGAGCTGCTGAAATGA
- a CDS encoding LLM class flavin-dependent oxidoreductase — protein sequence MTTALAFSCDRYTPPAAFGQAAGAALDSGAVDELLVWDQMTNFWPRQLWCPGNTPMATVMPDLDSYCDAFAMSAYLAAKAPGLGVTISTDAIRRGPAELTQTMMTLANLTDGRAKIMIGAGEAKQITPFGWRRSEGLERLEDQFKAFDAFWDTDGPVNLAGNHWTFKNAWLGEARGHRPTVWALGGGPKLLDLATTYADGFSAIVPCVAPNVDSWAQTVSTLKTDLERKGRDPEAFEFGIWFMSLIHEDEQLLEAALDNPLMRWMAGVFGRVDQSAWDAEGIEPPLPRDWHYAIKLLPVQWTDSEIDGLLSRTTHEMAQKSFVYGTPASVADQVAQYVEAGATWVSVCDILPLILDPADAQLGQHRNLEVCARLKKHG from the coding sequence GTGACCACGGCGCTGGCATTCTCGTGTGATCGCTACACGCCCCCTGCGGCTTTCGGACAGGCGGCCGGGGCCGCTTTGGACAGCGGCGCCGTCGACGAACTGCTCGTCTGGGATCAGATGACCAATTTCTGGCCGCGACAGCTGTGGTGCCCCGGCAACACTCCCATGGCGACGGTGATGCCCGACCTGGACTCGTACTGCGACGCGTTCGCGATGAGCGCCTACCTCGCGGCGAAGGCTCCCGGCCTCGGCGTGACGATCAGCACCGACGCCATCCGGCGCGGGCCTGCGGAGCTGACCCAAACCATGATGACTCTGGCCAACCTCACTGACGGTCGCGCGAAGATCATGATCGGAGCGGGCGAGGCCAAACAGATCACACCTTTTGGGTGGCGCAGGTCAGAGGGTCTAGAACGTCTCGAAGATCAGTTCAAGGCCTTCGACGCGTTCTGGGATACCGACGGACCCGTTAACTTGGCAGGTAATCACTGGACTTTCAAAAACGCCTGGCTGGGCGAAGCGCGTGGTCACCGACCTACCGTCTGGGCGTTGGGGGGAGGCCCAAAGCTTCTCGACCTCGCCACCACGTACGCCGACGGATTTTCTGCCATCGTGCCCTGCGTCGCCCCGAACGTGGATTCGTGGGCTCAAACGGTTAGCACGCTGAAGACCGACTTGGAGCGGAAAGGACGTGACCCGGAAGCCTTCGAATTCGGCATCTGGTTCATGTCGTTGATCCATGAAGATGAGCAACTCCTCGAAGCGGCTTTAGACAATCCGCTGATGCGCTGGATGGCAGGAGTCTTCGGTCGCGTCGACCAAAGCGCATGGGACGCAGAGGGAATAGAACCGCCGCTGCCGAGAGACTGGCATTACGCCATCAAACTGCTTCCGGTCCAATGGACCGACTCCGAGATCGACGGTTTGCTCAGCCGCACAACACATGAGATGGCTCAGAAATCATTCGTATACGGCACCCCGGCGTCCGTCGCCGATCAGGTGGCGCAATACGTGGAGGCTGGGGCCACCTGGGTCAGCGTCTGTGACATCCTGCCGCTCATCCTCGACCCCGCGGACGCACAACTCGGACAGCACAGGAACCTCGAAGTCTGTGCCCGCTTGAAGAAACACGGATGA
- a CDS encoding DUF7064 domain-containing protein, whose protein sequence is MSKQYSYDDEGSHEPASDDPDWQESVFVHWYDRAAGIGGVSRIGHEPNRPDGGRSALHCFVATTDGTRLRRNDFQLPFEPAASPRGFRSGGSEWHVDAGAPRLVINEPGVHIDLRMDNFYPLTDFFPPQGSMTEDFAKDHYETSGRIRGSARLDGRSFDVDGMYHRDHSWGLRKATTLKSHRWISGTFGPDLSFGSIIWHAADESMVRVGYLVRDGEVNYAADVDAVTFLEPDGLTHRGGEVRWWMPDGDVFELRAEPVDAVVAQLHNAYYVDSICDVRFPGGGDRWGICDFEISNNARLGTAPVGTSINAALASGLTKRQ, encoded by the coding sequence ATGAGCAAGCAGTATTCCTACGACGACGAGGGCAGCCACGAGCCGGCCAGCGACGATCCCGACTGGCAGGAAAGTGTGTTCGTGCACTGGTATGACCGCGCCGCCGGGATCGGCGGAGTCAGCCGGATCGGCCACGAACCGAACCGACCGGACGGTGGCCGGTCAGCCTTGCACTGCTTCGTGGCCACCACCGACGGTACCCGCCTTCGTCGCAACGATTTTCAACTTCCCTTCGAGCCGGCCGCATCACCACGCGGATTTCGCTCCGGCGGCTCGGAGTGGCATGTCGACGCTGGAGCGCCCAGGCTGGTGATCAATGAACCCGGCGTACACATCGACTTGCGCATGGACAACTTCTATCCGCTGACTGACTTCTTCCCGCCCCAGGGGAGCATGACTGAGGATTTCGCCAAGGACCACTACGAGACGTCGGGTCGTATCCGCGGCAGCGCCCGCCTCGATGGCCGGAGTTTCGACGTTGACGGGATGTACCATCGCGACCACTCGTGGGGTTTACGCAAGGCGACGACCCTGAAGAGCCACCGGTGGATCTCTGGAACCTTTGGCCCGGATCTGTCTTTCGGTTCAATCATCTGGCATGCCGCCGACGAGTCGATGGTCAGGGTCGGCTACCTCGTCCGCGACGGAGAGGTCAACTACGCGGCTGACGTTGACGCTGTGACGTTTCTCGAGCCCGATGGTTTGACGCACCGTGGCGGCGAAGTCCGCTGGTGGATGCCCGACGGAGATGTCTTCGAGCTTCGGGCCGAACCCGTCGACGCCGTCGTGGCCCAGCTGCACAACGCCTATTACGTCGACTCCATCTGCGACGTCCGATTTCCCGGGGGCGGCGACCGCTGGGGGATTTGCGATTTCGAAATCAGCAACAACGCTCGATTAGGGACCGCGCCCGTCGGCACTTCAATCAACGCTGCGCTCGCCAGCGGTCTGACGAAAAGGCAATGA